Proteins from one Flammeovirgaceae bacterium genomic window:
- the rplP gene encoding 50S ribosomal protein L16, producing the protein MLQPKRTKFRKMHKGRVKGLATRGHTLAFGSFGLKSLEGGWITARQIEAARIAVTRAMKREGQVWIRVFPDKPITKKPAEVRMGKGKGAPEYWVAVVKPGTILIEAGGVDMATAKEALRLAEGKLPFLTKFTVRRDYVETAASK; encoded by the coding sequence ATGTTACAGCCGAAGCGTACCAAGTTTAGAAAAATGCACAAGGGCCGTGTGAAGGGATTGGCCACCCGTGGCCATACATTGGCGTTCGGTTCCTTTGGTTTGAAATCCCTGGAGGGCGGTTGGATCACGGCACGCCAGATCGAGGCCGCAAGGATAGCGGTGACCCGTGCCATGAAACGGGAAGGCCAGGTGTGGATACGTGTTTTCCCTGATAAGCCGATAACCAAAAAGCCTGCCGAAGTAAGGATGGGTAAAGGAAAGGGGGCCCCCGAATATTGGGTGGCGGTCGTGAAGCCGGGCACCATCCTGATAGAAGCCGGGGGCGTGGACATGGCCACAGCAAAAGAGGCCTTGCGCCTGGCCGAAGGCAAACTCCCCTTTTTGACGAAATTCACCGTACGCAGGGACTACGTAGAAACTGCCGCAAGCAAATAA